GCCGATGATCGACGTCGTCTTTCAGCTTCTGACGTTCTTCATCATGACATTCAAGATCACGGCCCCTGAAGGCGACTTCTTCATCAAGATGCCGCAAGCCGCGCCCAGTGCCGGGGTGCCGTCGGACCTGCAGTTACCGCCGATCAAGGTCCGTATGACCGCGGGGGCTGGAGGCGAGCTCGCTGGGCTGTTTCTGGCGGAACGACGACTCTCGAGTTTTGCCGAACTCCGTGATCAGGTCCGCGCTCTGGTGGGGGACGCTTCCGGACCCGGAGGAGCGGGCGATGCCGAGGTGGAGCTGGATTGCGATTACGACCTCCGCTACGAGTATGTAATTCGAGCCATAACCGCGGTCTCGGGCTACATTGGCCCGGATGGTCAAATCGTCCGAATGGTTGAGAAAATCAAGTTCGCGCCGCCTCACAAAGAAGGATCGTGAGGTGCGTCTGGTGTTCCGCGGGGAATTACTTATCCTATGACAATGCCCAGAAAGGGTAGTTTCCCTTTTTAACAGGTTTCCGCCAAAAATTAGGAAATCTTTCCCCCTACTCCCAAATGCTTGCACCGCGGCTGCTTTGACTGTGAGTCAACTTCAGTTACCCGCATTCTCTTCAGATTGCCAACTGGCTTTGCCGCTCAAAACGGTGGATCAACCCCGCGGATGGAAGCGTTTGTGAATCGCCTTCAGGCGTGTGTAATCGACGTGCGTGTAGATCTGTGTGGTAGCGATCGAGGCATGTCCAAGCATTTCCTGGACGACGCGGAGGTCGGCACCCCCGGCGAGAAGGTGGGTGGCGAAACTGTGCCGCAGCGTGTGAGGACTAATATCCGGTGGCAGACCTGCCCGAAGGGCGTAGAACTTGAGAAGCTCCCAAATACGCTCACGGCGAAGCCGCTTCCCCCGGTATGATACAAAGGCCCAGGGAGGGGAGGGCACGACATTCTTAACCAGGAGGGGACGCTCACGTGCCATGTAATACTCAAAGGCTTCGATGGCCCGCTGCCCCAGCGGGACCACCCGCTGCTTATTGCCTTTGCCCCGACAGATGCAGTATCTATCGTTCAGGTGAACGTCCTCCAGTTTGAGCTGGGCGACTTCGCTCACCCGGCAGCCTGTCGCGTAGAGGAATTCCAGGATGGCCCGATTGCGCAGGAAACACTTGTCATAGGGCCGGGGACTGGCCAGTAACGCCTCAACCTGTTGAGGAGAAAGCACGCTGGGCACCCGCTCCCAGACTTGAGGACTGTTGAGCAGCTCGGCGTGATTGTGCTGAAGAATCCCTTCCAGTTGCAAGTAGCGGAGGAAAAGACGCAGGGAAACGAGATGCCGAGCGAGGGAGGTCGGGGCCAAACCCCGCTCATGCAGCCAGCCCACATAGTCCGAGAGGTCCTGAATGCCGAGCGAAGCGATACTCCGCCCGCCCAGCCATTCGGTGAACCGGCGAATATCCCGGGCGTAGGCTTTCACGGTATTCTCTGCGAGGTGGCATTCGGCCGACAGATAGTGAGCGAAGGCGTCCTGCCAAGCTATGGTGAGACGCTGAGAGTCGGGACGCTGGGGAGTCAGCTTTCTCCGTGCGGGGCTCATCGGCGGGAGCCAAACATCCGGCGCAAACGGCAGACCAATGATTTAGAAAGACGTCGCCTGATCACGGATTTCGGCAAATTGAGTGGTTGAATCTCGCCGGCGCCAGACGGCTCGATAGGACTGATAGGTCCGGTATTTTCTGCCCAAATCGCGGAATCTGCAGCGGCATCCTCGATGCGGGTTACACGTAGCACCCTTCATCCATGCCGAGATACATCTTCAGCTCTTCGAAACGTCTGGCGTAGTACTCGGTGGAAGAATGCACGTGTTCCGCTTCTGTTATGAATCGGATCTGCTCGTCATTGGGAATTCCGTGACCCTTGAGGATCCGTTCAAACGAGCGGAGATCCGATCCGTAGCAGATGAGGAGCTTGTGCTCGTCGAACTGGACTTCCAGGGGAATATCCGGGTTAAGAACTGCCACGCCGGTACAACCGTCGTTAAGAAGTAGATCTTCGAATTCCCAGAGGACACTCTTCAGTACCGGCATGTCGATGTCTTCGCGGTAGAGGTCGTGATGGCCCGGCCGATCGCGGTTGTGACTCGTTTCGAGGACTACATCCACCTCATCACCCAGTGGGTCGAGTAGCTCCATGAACGTGTCGAAAAGCCGTTCTTTCGACACGGACGCCATGAGGACGGGAATGACCGTTTTCCCGTTGTCGCTGCGGTAGATATCGTGGCGATATCCCTCGCGGGGAACCACCTGGAGGTCGTAGGAAGGGCGAATGGCATCGGTGAGGGTGAAGTTGCCGTATTTGGCGATGCGGAGATGGGCTTCCAGCTCCTCCTCGCTCAGATGTTCGAAGCTGCTCCGGAGTTGTGCCTGAGAGCCTTCACGTAAGACGTTTCTGATGAATTTCTTAAGGAAGCCCATCGCTGCGTTGCACCCTCGTATTTCCGGAAAATCTTGCACAATCTGCTGTTGCTGAAGTCGTAGGTCTCCAAATCAACTCCGGGAATACCGGCACCGCTCCTGGTCATCTGTTGTGGGATTCCTGTTCCCCCGCCTTTAACCTAGTACATTTTTTGACGGGACCTGGTGCTGTTCCCTCCCAATCCCAGCATCTTTTTTGTCGTGAACCCCCTATAATCTGCCCTTCCTCGAACTCCGCGAATAATCGCGGTGAAAAGCCCTGCGGAATCCAGGCCGTTGAGCGGCGGCCACCGCTATCGCCGCATGCCTGGTGGCATTCCGCGACGAGTTCTCTAGAGGAACTCTAGCATTAAAATTGATAGCGTGCGGCCGCGAGATGGCATTCCCGATCGCATTTCGCAGGCGTGTTGTACGCGGCATACCGTACGGAAAAGCTCGGTAACGTGAGAAGTTCGCATCGAAGGGCTAAGGAAAACCGAACGGGCCAATTGTGCGCAGGTCGGCGCAACACGGCTCTTTACCTTTCCTGGGGAAACGTTTGAGATTTGCCGGGGCTTTGGGTGGCGCTCTTGCGAAAGTTTTTTGAGGCAGACATGCGTAATCGTGCTGAGAAACCGCCGCGCGGAATGCCCACTGCAATCAAGAATTGGTGCGGTCGCGTTGTAGGGGAACCCAGGCCGTGGGTTTTCCTCATGATGATTTGCCTGTTGATTGAAGTAATCCCCGTCGGGTGCGTCGGCCAGGCCCAGCCCTCGGCGGCATCAGCCAGGACCGCACAGACTCCGGCAGGTTCGAAACCCTCTCAACAGGCGCGGGAGTTGTGGTATTTGCAATCGCTGTTTGGCGAGACTGTTGGTTACGAGCGAATTTCCGTGCGATCCGTGGACGATCCATCGCCGGCCTTTCGCAAGGTAGAAGGAGAAGTGGTGCTCCGCGTGAAGAGAATGGGAACCCCGGTTTCGGTAGTGACGCGGTACCGAGCCCTGGAAACGTGTGAGGGTCATCCCCGCGAGTTCACAGTCACGGTCGAACAGGGCAAAGCCCTCGCGGAATACCGCGGTCGAGTTGATGGCAAGCAACTGGTGGTGGAAACGATCGTGGCGGGAAGAACGGCTCAACAAACTTTTGATCTTCCGAAGGACTGCCGAGGCTTTCTGGGACTTCAAGACTGCCTTTGGGAAAAACCCATGCAGCCCCACGAAGTCCGGGAGTTTTCCTGCCTTATGCTGGGAGTGAACGGAGTGTGCTGGGCGAAGGCCCACTCCCGCGATTTCGAGGTCATTCAGCTTCCGGAAGGTAAATCCCGAGTTCTCCGGATAGAAATTACGTACACGTTGCCAGGCAAACAAAGAATAGAACAGACTGTTTGGGTCGATTCCTCAGGCACGATTGTCAAACAGCGGATGGACTCCCCTCCGGTGGATGCTGTCCTTGTGACCAGGGAGCGTGCTTTACAGGAAAGGTTTTCTTCTTTGGACCTCATTGAGGACATTCGCATTCCAGCTCGTGCGCCGGAAGATTTGAGAGGAGCACGTCGCGCAGTGTATCACATAAAGGGGCAGATCGAAGGACTCGCCGAACTTTTGGCGAGTGGAACCAATCAGCAGGTCCGACCGTTAGCCGAAGGTGTTGTGGAGTTAACGGTGACACTTCGGCGGCCCCGCGGTATCACGGGAAGTTGTGCTGAGCAGGCGACGCGTGACGAGATGGAGCCCAATTTATGGATTCAATCCGATGCATCCCAAATCCGTACCATTGCCGAATCATTTGCTAAAAATGCCAACGAACCTTCCGAGTTGGCTGTCGCGTTGGAGCGCTATGTCTTCCAAACTGTGAAGAACCGAGATTACAATCAAACGTTTCTTTCCGCACTCGATGTGCTGAACACGAAAGAGGGTGATTGCACGGAGCACGCCGTGTTGCTGGCCGCGCTGGCCCGGGCCTGTAATATTCCATCGCGGGTGGCAGTGGGGCTCGTGCACCACCGGGATGCGTTTTATTACCACATGTGGACGGAATTACTTGTTAATGGTTGCTGGATAGGTTTCGACGCCACGAGGGGGTATGGAGGCATTGATGTCGGCTATATCAAATTCGGACATGATTCACTGGCCGGGGCCGACGCCATGGCTGCCTTTCTGCCCATGACGAAACTTCTTGGTCAAATCAGGATCGAGATTGTCAAACTGGAGCGTGACTGATGGCCTGGTCTTATTGCGCCCCGGGGGCAGATCCATCGTACGTAGTGAGGCAAGGGGAGGCGGCAATGTTCACGTGTTTCACGTGGGCTGAGCCAGTTTAATAGACCTGACCGTGCGGCGCAATTGCGAGCAAATCTGAGAATGGCGACGGTAGGATCGTTGAGTCATGTGGGTGAAAGTAAATGGGGCCAAAGGCAGATGTTCAATTGACCGTTCTTGAGTGAAGGAGTGAGATCTTTGATGGGAGCCAAAATCTACACACGCTCGGGAGATTCCGGCGAGACCGGTCTTTACCGAGGTCCACGCGTGGGAAAGGATTGCTTGCGGATCGAGACCTGTGGGACCATCGATGAACTCAACTCTGCGATCGGACTTATTCGAGCAGAGAGGATCCCCCCACGTGCGGACGCGCTTTTAGCCACAATCCAGAACTGGCTTTTTGAGCTGGGAGCCGAGGTCGCGACTCCTGATCCCCAGCGTCAGGGCACGCAATATATCACGCCGGAATATGTCCGCGAGCTCGAGGAAGCCATCGATCAGCTCGACGCCGAACTACCGCCCCTCGATCGGTTTATTTTGCCGGGGGGAGAGCGTGCGGGAGCGCTGACGCATTTTGCCCGGGCTGTGTGCCGGCGAGCCGAGAGGCGTTTGGTTGCCCTCGTTCGGGAAGGGCTCGAATTGGGAACGCCGCTTTCGCCGGTTGTGCTGGCATTCATCAATCGTCTCGGTGATTTTCTCTTCGTGCTGGCCCGGTGGCTCAATCACCAGGCGGGCGTGGTGGAACATCCCTGGGAACCACCCCCGCGAAAAGCATGAGGGAGCCCAGTCACACACCGCTTTTTCTGACGCCAAGAATCTGTATGCCGATGACGTGTGCATTGCCTGCGCAAAATCAGTGCAATAGGACCTTGTTGGCCGACTGAAACGCCGCATTTGATTGCGCATTTTGGCAATCTCCGGCTCGAAAATATCACGGATTTAGGAGTGTATAGCAACCTCGTCCTCTTGCGTGATAAGAATCTGCGCATCTGTGCTTAACAAATGGGCAGGCGTCGTGCCGGTGATGTGGACCGCCTTATGTTTGGGATGGTGGATCCCGAATTCTTGCTCGCCCCCGCGAGTATTTCGCCCGGAATGTAACATTCGACGGGCCAATGACTTGCGCAGGTCGCTCGAACAGTGACGAGCTTGCACAAGGAAAATTAGTCGGCATTTTCCCGTCGATGGGCACAGCGGTTGCAAATCCCCTCTTGCGAAAAACGATGTGCTGTGTTTCGACCTCAGCAGGAAAGGTGATCGGGGTGATTCGAACAGTCTGTGCGCTTGTTCTGGCAGTGGCCAGTTGGTTTTGTCTGTGCGTTGATCGCCCGTTGATGGCGGAGATAGCTGAGGGGGACAGGCCGTTCCAGTCCCTCTCGGTGGATGAGCGGTTGGAAATCCTGGCCCAATCATCCCTTGCCCGCGACGACGAGGGGAAGATCACCTCCGCGAACCTTCGTGGAGAAGTAGACCTTTTGTGGATGTGCATTGCGGCTTTTCTGGTGTTTGCCATGCAGGCCGGTTTTGCCTGTGTGGAAATCGGCTTCACTCGGGCAAAGAATGCAGCCAATATCCTAATGAAGAATTTGCTCGATTTCTGTGTGGGGAGTTTGCTGTTTTGGGCTGTCGGTTTCGGCCTGATGTTCGGGAAAAGTAATGGATTGTTCGGCACTTCGCACTTCTTTTTCCATGGGGAGAAGAGTTACGACTGGGGGTTTCTCATTTTCCAAACGGTGTTCTGCGCGACAGCCGCCACTATTGTGAGTGGTGCCGTGGCGGAACGGATCCATTTTCACGCTTATCTCATCTATTCCGCAGTCATCAGTGCCCTGACGTATCCAATTTTTGGAAGCTGGGTCTGGGGAGCGGCTTATCAGGGGACGAGTTGGCTGGGGAACATGGGATTTCACGATTTTGCTGGCTCCACAGTGGTGCACTCGATTGGTGGTTGGGCCGCCCTGGCTGGAGCCCTGGTGCTTGGGCCGCGGCTCGGAAAATACAGGGCAGGACGAATTGTTCCGATTCCTGGTCACAACATTCCGCTGGCCGGGCTGGGGGTCTTTATTCTCTGGCTGGGATGGTTCGGATTTAATCCGGGGAGCACGCTGAGCATTGGCGGCGGGCATTTTGCTTACGTGGCCGTCACCACGAATCTCGCCGCTTCGGCAGGAGCTATCGGTGCACTGATTGTCTCGTGGTTGTGGTTTAAAAAGCCAGATCCGTCTTTCGCGTTAAACGGCGCGCTGGCGGGACTGGTGGCGATCACGGCAGGTTGCGACGTCATCCCAGCGTCGTATTCAGTTCTCACGGGAGCGGTGGCGGGAGGCCTCGTCGTGATTTCTGCGGTCCTCCTCGACCGAGCAGGGCTCGATGACCCTGTAGGCGCGGTCTCTGTTCACGGGGTGTGCGGGGCGTGGGGGACACTGGCGGTCGGGCTCTTTGCGACAGAAGGTGGCCTCCTGACGACCGGCGAGGTTCATTCGCTCCTGGTACAATTGCTGGGAATCTTGGTGGCCTTCCTGTGGTCGTTTCTCACGTCTCTGGCGCTCTTTCTCGGAATCAAGTACACGGTCGGCCTGCGGGTGGACCGAGAAACGGAGTTGCGAGGTCTGGATATCACCGAACACGGCTTGTTCGCTTATCCCGAGCAGTTTGTCATCGAGACCGGTCCTACAGAGGTGGTTGGGAATCTGGGAAAATGATGTCATCGACGCTCGAGCGCCAAGTGGCATCCTTGTCGCGTGAGGAGTTTTTGCAAACATGAAAAAGATCGAAGCGATTATCCGACATTTCAAGCTTGAAGACGTCAAAGCGGCCTTGACCAAGGAAGGAATTCAGGGGATGACGGTCACGGAAGTCAGAGGCTTTGGGCGTCAGAAGGGCCATACCGAAATCTACCGCGGGGCGGAATACAGCGTCGATCTTGTCCCCAAAGTTAAGATCGAAGTGGTGGTGCCGGACGCTGATCTGGACAGGGTGATCGATACGATCATTCAGTCTGCTTACACGGGCCAGGTGGGCGACGGTAAGATTTTTGTGAGCGAAGTCGCTCAGGCGGTCAGAATCCGCACCCGGGAGACCGGTGACCAGGCACTTAAATGAGTTGCGTTACTGAAACGTATCTCCACTCCACCTTGCAAAATCCTGCTACAGGGAATGACGCGTTTTCGCCGTGCGAATGCGTTTAGGAAAGATCGGCTCGTTTGCGGCGTTACTCCCGACAAGGGGCCAATAAAAGAGCAAAGGATCTTTGCTGTCGGTGTAGCGGCTCTTTCCCGTGATTCATCCACTTATCGCGCAACTTCGCGAACAACTGTGGAACGACACACTCTCGATAGCAAGCGAATGCTTGAATAGGAAATCAGGTGTGTCGGTGGGACGCCGACTGGCGGCGCTCTGGGAGAGCGTGGTCACCAGGATGTGGGCCCACGAATGGGAGGTGGCCGGCGCCGACGAAAAATCCACGGGCGGCTATGCGCTGTTGGCTCTGGGGGGATTCGGCCGGAGTATCGTTGCACCCTACTCGGATATCGACCTTTTGCTCTTCACACCTGGTCGCGCATCGCCTGTTCTGCGGACTGTTTCTGCCGGTTTCTACCGGGACGTATTCGACCTGGGTTGGCAGGTCGGGTTCTCTGCCCATACTAGCAGAACGGTTACTCGCCACATTCTGAAAGATCCTCAGTTTCTCACGGCCGTGCTCCAGGCCCGATTGCTCTGCGGAGATCTCGACGTTTTCCGGCACTTTCACCAGCTGCTGGAACGAACTGTCCGGCGGTATGGGGACCAGCTTCTTAAGGACGTGGTGCGGGCACGAGATGTCGAACGGGAACGATACGGGCAGACGGTGTACATTCTTCAGCCAAATGTCAAGCGTTCCCCCGGGGGGCTACGCGATCTGCAACTGGTTCACTGGGTGCAGCGGTTCGGGGAACTGGGAGTCGAACTCTCCGAGGTGGCCACATTGGACTCCGAGGACGCGGCAGCTCTGAGTGAGGCGGAAGACTTTCTCTGGGCCGTCCGGCAGTGGCTGCACTGGCGTGCGGGGAGAGCTCATGACGCTCTCACGCGAAGTGATCAGTGGCAACTGGCAACGACGTGGGGCTATTCCGGAGAACACAACCTTCTCCCTGCGGAGGTTTTCATGCGGGACTACTTCCGTAAGACCGAGCACGTATTCGCTGTGGCCCAGCGTTTTTCCGAATGTGCCCGGTCGTCTCAACGAAGACGAAACTTCCTGGTAACCTGGTCCCAGAACGGCTATCTTGTAGAACGTGGTGAGTCCCTCGTGATCACGGCGGCAGGCCAGGAGGCGCTTGCTCGGGGCTGGGAAGTGCTCTTGGAACTCCTGGAAACCAGCCAGCGTGTGAATCGGCCGTTGGACTGGACGGTCTGGGACACCATCCGTCGCCATGTGTGCGCTCTGAGCAGCCCGATTCCACCGGAGATTTTCCGTCGCTTCGCAGGGCTTTTTGAATCTCCACACCAGCTTGCTCATGTTCTGCGAGGTCTTCATAAGGTACGATTGCTCGAGCGATTTATCCCGGCGTTCGAACATACGCGGGGCCTGCTCCAGTTCAATCAGTACCATCATTACACGGTGGATGAACACAGTCTCCGGGCAGTGGAAGCAGCAACCGCCCTGGCGGATACCTCCGGATTACTAGGGGATACTTATCGGCGGATTGCCCAGAAGAAAATCCTTCATCTCGCGCTCCTCCTGCATGATTTGGGCAAAGGGCTAGGCTCCGATCATTGCGAAACGGGTCGCGCTATTGCGCGGGAGGTAGGAGAACGTCTGGCTCTTTCCGATGAGGAGCAGAATGTCCTGGAGTATCTGGTTGGCTCTCACCTGCGGATGAATCATCTCTCATTACGCCGCGACATCAGCGATGAGCAGCTTGTTGTCCAGTTTGCCACGGAAGTGGGATCGCCAGAGATTCTTCAGATGCTGTACGTGCTCACGGCAGCGGACCTTATGGCGGTGTCTCCGGACAATTGGACGGCGTGGAAGGCAGATCTCCTGGCAGAGCTATTTCAGAGGACAGCGCGGTACATCTCCGACTCGGGTGACATTATTCTTCGGGAAAATGATCTGGAAGACCGCCGTCGGGCCGTTGCCTGTGCATTGGGTGAGGATGCCCGTAAGCCGTTTTTCAGCCGACAATTGGCGGAACTGCCGGGAGGACTGCTTCTTGCTGAAGATGTGACGAGCGTGGTTTCCGATCTGCGATGGCTGGCTTCGCTGGGTGATACGCCAGTTGATATTCGAGTTCAGTATCGTCCCGATAGCGACACTCTGTTATGGAATATCGCCACTCGGGAAAACGTGGCACGCGGTGTTTTTCACAGGTTGACGGGGGCGTTATCGAGCCAGGGGCTGGAAATCCTTGCCGCCCAGATTTATACCCTGGCCGACGGGTGGATTCTAGACAAATATGTTGTTCGTGATCCGAATTATCAGGGTGAACCACCTCCGGAGCGCATCGACGAAATTAACGAGGTTATTCGCCAGTCACTCACCCAACCGGAATTTCAGCCGGTCTTCGTTCGGCGGTGGGAGGTGGGTCGGCAGGCCCTGGCCGGTGTTCCTCCCGCACGAGTTCGCGTTGAATTCGACAATCATTCCCATTCTGAATTCACGATCATTGAGATTTTCGCCAACGACCGCCCTGGACTACTCTACGAAGTCTCGAGGTTTCTTTACCAGGAGAAGTGCTTCATCTGGCGAGCGAAAATCGGAACATTTCTCGATCAGGTGGTGGACGTGTTCTACGTGACCGATCAGGAGGGGCAAAAGATCGTTTCCAGTGAAAAGCTGGGACACATGCGGAGCGGGCTACTGGCAGTGATCCAGTGAACCTCGCCGCGATCAGCCCGATGGCGACGCTGCACGTGACGTTCCGGATGTCCCCGAGCCTTCGCAGGGTGTCCACCGAGAAAGGAATCGACATCCCACGAGAATCTTGGGAACCGGCTGGCCTAAGTCCGGAAGATCTTCCTCTTCGAAGACATCCTCTGCCTCCTGGAGGACGATATCTCCGTTGGGGTAGAGGAGAACCGGGGCATAATGGGCGACCTCGGCCAGCACGTAAATCCTTTTTTGCGGGCACTTGAGCTCGACCACTAGCTTGCGAAACGGCGGAGGCTCATCGAGGAAGAACGCAATGCCCCCCTTGTTGAGATCGAAGCAGCGGACGGTGATAAAGTCACCTTCGCTGGGCGACTTGTCCACCCACGGGGCGATGCGTTGTTCGGTATCGAACTCCATCCGCGGGCGAATCCGCCGTTCTTGAAGGGAACGCGCGTCGGAGCGCATCAATATGCGGTTCACCAGTTCGTAGAAACCCGCATCGCTTTGCGCTTCGAACGTCGGCATCACCGGTTTCCCCGCAAATAGCTCTTACCCATTGGCGGGGGATCGCCAAACCACCTACGGCCTGAAACGGGTCTCGGCGATACCCCTCAACATTGTCTAGCTTACGGGGCGGCAAAAGTCAAAAAACTTTGCCAAATTGGGATACAAACCGGCGATAGGCGATGCCCGTCCGTGCGTCAAAAAGTTGTCTCGACCCTCAGCTGCTCTCCCGCGACGTGTGAAAAAGGGATCGCAAATAGCGTGCATTTTCGCGGTAGCAATCGACGATGGACCGTCCTTTGACGGTGGCGGCCTCAAGGATGAGCCAGTCTGTATAGCCGATTTCCTGAAGGACGTCACGAATCTTTGGGAAGTCGATGGGACCTTGTCCGAGGAGATGGTCATACTCCTTGGTGTGGACC
This is a stretch of genomic DNA from Thermogutta terrifontis. It encodes these proteins:
- a CDS encoding ExbD/TolR family protein; this translates as MKFRGSGKHTGGKIELMMTPMIDVVFQLLTFFIMTFKITAPEGDFFIKMPQAAPSAGVPSDLQLPPIKVRMTAGAGGELAGLFLAERRLSSFAELRDQVRALVGDASGPGGAGDAEVELDCDYDLRYEYVIRAITAVSGYIGPDGQIVRMVEKIKFAPPHKEGS
- the xerD gene encoding site-specific tyrosine recombinase XerD — translated: MSPARRKLTPQRPDSQRLTIAWQDAFAHYLSAECHLAENTVKAYARDIRRFTEWLGGRSIASLGIQDLSDYVGWLHERGLAPTSLARHLVSLRLFLRYLQLEGILQHNHAELLNSPQVWERVPSVLSPQQVEALLASPRPYDKCFLRNRAILEFLYATGCRVSEVAQLKLEDVHLNDRYCICRGKGNKQRVVPLGQRAIEAFEYYMARERPLLVKNVVPSPPWAFVSYRGKRLRRERIWELLKFYALRAGLPPDISPHTLRHSFATHLLAGGADLRVVQEMLGHASIATTQIYTHVDYTRLKAIHKRFHPRG
- a CDS encoding transglutaminase-like domain-containing protein yields the protein MRNRAEKPPRGMPTAIKNWCGRVVGEPRPWVFLMMICLLIEVIPVGCVGQAQPSAASARTAQTPAGSKPSQQARELWYLQSLFGETVGYERISVRSVDDPSPAFRKVEGEVVLRVKRMGTPVSVVTRYRALETCEGHPREFTVTVEQGKALAEYRGRVDGKQLVVETIVAGRTAQQTFDLPKDCRGFLGLQDCLWEKPMQPHEVREFSCLMLGVNGVCWAKAHSRDFEVIQLPEGKSRVLRIEITYTLPGKQRIEQTVWVDSSGTIVKQRMDSPPVDAVLVTRERALQERFSSLDLIEDIRIPARAPEDLRGARRAVYHIKGQIEGLAELLASGTNQQVRPLAEGVVELTVTLRRPRGITGSCAEQATRDEMEPNLWIQSDASQIRTIAESFAKNANEPSELAVALERYVFQTVKNRDYNQTFLSALDVLNTKEGDCTEHAVLLAALARACNIPSRVAVGLVHHRDAFYYHMWTELLVNGCWIGFDATRGYGGIDVGYIKFGHDSLAGADAMAAFLPMTKLLGQIRIEIVKLERD
- a CDS encoding cob(I)yrinic acid a,c-diamide adenosyltransferase, producing the protein MGAKIYTRSGDSGETGLYRGPRVGKDCLRIETCGTIDELNSAIGLIRAERIPPRADALLATIQNWLFELGAEVATPDPQRQGTQYITPEYVRELEEAIDQLDAELPPLDRFILPGGERAGALTHFARAVCRRAERRLVALVREGLELGTPLSPVVLAFINRLGDFLFVLARWLNHQAGVVEHPWEPPPRKA
- a CDS encoding ammonium transporter, producing the protein MIRTVCALVLAVASWFCLCVDRPLMAEIAEGDRPFQSLSVDERLEILAQSSLARDDEGKITSANLRGEVDLLWMCIAAFLVFAMQAGFACVEIGFTRAKNAANILMKNLLDFCVGSLLFWAVGFGLMFGKSNGLFGTSHFFFHGEKSYDWGFLIFQTVFCATAATIVSGAVAERIHFHAYLIYSAVISALTYPIFGSWVWGAAYQGTSWLGNMGFHDFAGSTVVHSIGGWAALAGALVLGPRLGKYRAGRIVPIPGHNIPLAGLGVFILWLGWFGFNPGSTLSIGGGHFAYVAVTTNLAASAGAIGALIVSWLWFKKPDPSFALNGALAGLVAITAGCDVIPASYSVLTGAVAGGLVVISAVLLDRAGLDDPVGAVSVHGVCGAWGTLAVGLFATEGGLLTTGEVHSLLVQLLGILVAFLWSFLTSLALFLGIKYTVGLRVDRETELRGLDITEHGLFAYPEQFVIETGPTEVVGNLGK
- a CDS encoding P-II family nitrogen regulator; this translates as MKKIEAIIRHFKLEDVKAALTKEGIQGMTVTEVRGFGRQKGHTEIYRGAEYSVDLVPKVKIEVVVPDADLDRVIDTIIQSAYTGQVGDGKIFVSEVAQAVRIRTRETGDQALK
- a CDS encoding HD domain-containing protein, yielding MSVGRRLAALWESVVTRMWAHEWEVAGADEKSTGGYALLALGGFGRSIVAPYSDIDLLLFTPGRASPVLRTVSAGFYRDVFDLGWQVGFSAHTSRTVTRHILKDPQFLTAVLQARLLCGDLDVFRHFHQLLERTVRRYGDQLLKDVVRARDVERERYGQTVYILQPNVKRSPGGLRDLQLVHWVQRFGELGVELSEVATLDSEDAAALSEAEDFLWAVRQWLHWRAGRAHDALTRSDQWQLATTWGYSGEHNLLPAEVFMRDYFRKTEHVFAVAQRFSECARSSQRRRNFLVTWSQNGYLVERGESLVITAAGQEALARGWEVLLELLETSQRVNRPLDWTVWDTIRRHVCALSSPIPPEIFRRFAGLFESPHQLAHVLRGLHKVRLLERFIPAFEHTRGLLQFNQYHHYTVDEHSLRAVEAATALADTSGLLGDTYRRIAQKKILHLALLLHDLGKGLGSDHCETGRAIAREVGERLALSDEEQNVLEYLVGSHLRMNHLSLRRDISDEQLVVQFATEVGSPEILQMLYVLTAADLMAVSPDNWTAWKADLLAELFQRTARYISDSGDIILRENDLEDRRRAVACALGEDARKPFFSRQLAELPGGLLLAEDVTSVVSDLRWLASLGDTPVDIRVQYRPDSDTLLWNIATRENVARGVFHRLTGALSSQGLEILAAQIYTLADGWILDKYVVRDPNYQGEPPPERIDEINEVIRQSLTQPEFQPVFVRRWEVGRQALAGVPPARVRVEFDNHSHSEFTIIEIFANDRPGLLYEVSRFLYQEKCFIWRAKIGTFLDQVVDVFYVTDQEGQKIVSSEKLGHMRSGLLAVIQ